Proteins encoded by one window of Desulfovibrio ferrophilus:
- a CDS encoding CPBP family intramembrane glutamic endopeptidase — MARGAGWMLGLYAGLTIPFLLNDFANIYVKDFAAWVTIDYGFAKALPLLVIIAVCLSGRLAWADFGIARLPAILLIYYGLGMSVLGTLLDQYGLPLFTILLPSEGLGGIPSAPDGSVLGWVDLHFGLFMTGVLEELIFRGLAFTALTRAGLPTWVVFTVSSIVFGMIHWSLGVAAVATTGLIGAVFMVGMWRTGSVLPLIFAHFVVNYIFFGF, encoded by the coding sequence ATGGCCAGGGGTGCTGGATGGATGCTGGGGTTGTATGCTGGGCTGACCATTCCTTTTTTACTGAATGACTTTGCCAATATCTACGTCAAGGACTTCGCCGCATGGGTTACCATTGACTATGGATTCGCCAAGGCTTTGCCTTTGCTGGTGATCATTGCCGTTTGCCTTTCAGGACGATTGGCCTGGGCTGATTTTGGTATTGCCCGATTGCCCGCTATTTTGCTGATTTACTACGGGCTTGGCATGAGTGTGCTTGGGACGTTGCTGGATCAGTATGGGCTGCCGCTGTTTACCATTCTATTGCCGTCGGAAGGGCTGGGGGGCATTCCCTCGGCCCCTGACGGGAGCGTTCTGGGCTGGGTTGATCTGCATTTCGGGTTGTTTATGACCGGAGTACTGGAGGAGTTGATCTTCCGAGGGCTGGCTTTTACGGCACTGACCCGAGCAGGACTGCCCACCTGGGTCGTTTTTACGGTGTCGTCCATTGTTTTCGGGATGATCCATTGGTCATTGGGGGTCGCCGCCGTGGCAACGACGGGGCTGATCGGTGCTGTCTTCATGGTCGGCATGTGGCGCACTGGCAGTGTGCTGCCATTGATTTTTGCCCATTTCGTGGTCAACTACATCTTCTTTGGATTCTAG
- a CDS encoding substrate-binding periplasmic protein, producing MFRSVAVALFILLTVGSCAQAETIRLATLEWPPYIGQELEQQGYVAEIIRTAFARSDIEVDLTFMPWKRTVEETRVGRFQGYVPEYFSQELRKDFVFSIPVPGGPLVLLARRGSGISYSTLKDLTPYRIGIVKGYVNTREFDAASYLNKQPFVDDLTNLRMLLRKRVDLVTMDLLVGLYLARKHLGGTRDIEALQPALEHKLLYLCFPKSRDDHLRLLVAFNSGITAMMADGTLAVIQDRHGFVQSEW from the coding sequence ATGTTTCGCTCTGTTGCCGTAGCACTATTCATCCTACTTACCGTCGGCTCTTGTGCACAAGCCGAGACCATCCGGCTGGCAACGCTGGAATGGCCACCATACATTGGTCAGGAACTCGAGCAACAGGGATACGTGGCCGAGATAATCAGAACGGCATTCGCTCGCTCGGACATTGAGGTCGACCTGACATTCATGCCCTGGAAGCGAACAGTGGAAGAAACCCGCGTCGGTCGATTCCAGGGCTACGTTCCGGAGTACTTCAGCCAGGAGTTACGCAAAGATTTTGTGTTTTCCATCCCCGTTCCCGGTGGTCCGCTGGTCCTGCTTGCCCGTCGAGGCAGCGGCATCAGCTACTCCACACTCAAGGACCTCACACCCTATCGTATCGGAATCGTAAAGGGTTATGTCAACACACGGGAATTCGATGCGGCCAGCTATCTGAACAAACAGCCGTTCGTAGATGACCTGACCAACCTGCGCATGCTCCTGCGCAAACGGGTGGACCTCGTTACCATGGACCTACTTGTAGGGCTCTACCTTGCGCGCAAGCATCTGGGAGGCACAAGGGATATCGAAGCCCTCCAACCAGCTCTGGAACACAAGCTGCTTTATCTCTGCTTCCCAAAAAGCAGGGACGACCACCTCCGGCTCCTGGTCGCCTTCAACTCGGGGATTACAGCCATGATGGCCGATGGCACTCTTGCGGTCATCCAAGATCGGCACGGTTTCGTGCAGTCCGAGTGGTAA
- the mltG gene encoding endolytic transglycosylase MltG produces MKPGLKTLYYTLAAGILFFVAISTFLTWQAHDFLNTPPETYGREIVLDIQPGSTFDAVARTLRDKGLITNFKKFRMLARWEEKLGSIKAGEFRLNTSWTPIQILDAITAGQAMLHKLFIPEGLTWWQIGRLVDESGLASFESFEKAVHDKSLLAKFNIPFDNAEGFLFPDTYHLPRPRGKNAEPLVRAMLSAFWRHAGNKIWPTDRPKPKELARVMILASMVEKETGADAERERIAGVYANRIEKRMLLQCDPTVIYGLGTAFDGNLKRTHLKDKTNLYNTYARRGLPPGPICSPGFRSLEAADAPEKHRLLYFVSKGDGTHQFSSSLKEHNSAVRKYQLRR; encoded by the coding sequence ATGAAACCTGGCCTGAAAACCCTCTATTACACGTTGGCTGCCGGAATCCTGTTTTTTGTGGCGATCAGCACCTTCCTTACCTGGCAGGCTCACGACTTCCTGAATACCCCGCCAGAGACGTATGGCCGCGAGATCGTACTCGACATCCAGCCGGGCAGTACCTTTGATGCGGTTGCCCGAACCCTCCGGGATAAAGGGTTAATCACCAACTTTAAAAAGTTCAGGATGCTGGCCCGATGGGAAGAAAAACTCGGGTCCATCAAGGCCGGTGAATTCCGTTTGAATACCAGCTGGACACCGATCCAGATACTGGACGCCATCACAGCGGGCCAAGCCATGCTGCACAAGCTGTTCATCCCCGAGGGCCTGACCTGGTGGCAAATCGGTCGTCTGGTGGACGAATCCGGTCTTGCAAGCTTCGAGAGCTTTGAAAAGGCCGTACACGACAAGTCCTTGCTCGCAAAATTCAACATCCCCTTTGACAACGCCGAAGGATTCCTTTTCCCCGACACCTACCACCTTCCACGCCCACGCGGGAAAAATGCCGAACCTCTCGTACGGGCCATGCTTTCGGCCTTTTGGCGGCATGCAGGCAACAAGATCTGGCCAACCGATCGACCCAAGCCCAAGGAACTGGCCCGGGTTATGATTCTGGCCTCCATGGTGGAAAAAGAGACCGGAGCCGATGCCGAACGCGAACGCATCGCCGGAGTGTATGCCAATCGCATCGAAAAGCGCATGCTCCTGCAATGCGACCCCACAGTCATCTATGGCCTGGGCACCGCCTTCGACGGCAACCTGAAGCGTACGCATCTGAAAGACAAAACCAACCTCTACAATACCTATGCCCGGCGCGGCTTGCCACCGGGCCCCATCTGCTCTCCAGGATTTCGTTCTCTGGAGGCAGCAGATGCTCCAGAAAAGCATAGACTCCTATATTTTGTCTCCAAGGGTGATGGTACACACCAATTCAGCAGCTCACTGAAAGAACACAACAGTGCCGTCCGGAAGTACCAGCTCCGCCGCTAA
- the ruvX gene encoding Holliday junction resolvase RuvX — translation MRILGIDFGLKRVGLALTDPLGTMAFPYKTLVRTTRDALFAELATIIETEAVERIAVGLPLNMDGSDSMTTRQARNFAQSLGRRTEVSIHLVDERLSSAAAEEELIEAGMIKRSKRKEVLDQQAAVRILETWLVQWKRGDWQT, via the coding sequence ATGCGTATTCTTGGTATCGACTTCGGTCTGAAGCGTGTGGGACTGGCCCTGACCGACCCTCTGGGGACCATGGCCTTTCCGTACAAAACCCTTGTACGGACAACTCGCGACGCACTTTTTGCCGAGCTAGCGACAATCATCGAGACCGAAGCCGTTGAAAGAATTGCGGTGGGTCTGCCCCTGAACATGGACGGCAGCGACTCCATGACGACCCGGCAGGCCCGCAATTTCGCTCAGAGCCTGGGCAGACGGACTGAGGTCTCCATCCACTTGGTGGATGAACGACTTTCGTCTGCAGCTGCCGAGGAAGAGCTCATCGAAGCCGGGATGATCAAACGTAGCAAACGCAAGGAAGTCCTGGACCAACAGGCTGCGGTTCGCATCCTGGAAACCTGGCTCGTCCAATGGAAACGTGGGGATTGGCAGACATGA
- a CDS encoding FAD-binding and (Fe-S)-binding domain-containing protein, whose amino-acid sequence MPYKGPHISISADPLVERVLGVPDDEFKAWPEHVREAALDLTAELFLIRYNPFIDPDTVWQSVQTSFAQTKLAMAEEYSSAIATGMFRFWNRFRDDQKFKDEVIKRLQQILPEESIDKRPNSRVECATDATDLRMELPLLVLLPETTAHIRDIVRLAREMNFSLIPRGGGSGLTGGAIPGDRRSIVLSMAKLDSILSVDTDEMVLCTQGGVITLDAINAAAKKNMLFTVDPASKAASSIGGNISENSGGPFAFEYGTTIDNILSYKMVTPDGDLIEVRRVDHPRHKIMPGETAIFEILDEEGKVKDVIKLGGNELRAKGLGKDVTDKFLGGLPGVQKEGVDGIITEGCFTLHPVQAHSRVLCLEFFGRTMRPAMQVIKDIVGLRDTIREQGDLVKISALEEFGIKYVQAIEYKKKSSRYEGEPISVLILQLDSQDQDALDQAVQAIVDIAEPYENVDVFAASNPAEAEYFWEDRHKLSAISKRTSGFKINEDVVIPIGVIPQFSDFLEAQNLYYMAVAYRAALQDVGRLQGFGVQDKFINMEFTYASRIINGEVTTAEISDEELGVQAYYFFRDLKSRYSDLSEKLDGIYENIGATRIIIANHMHAGDGNCHVNLPVNSNDPEMMRLAEEAVHKISARVGELGGVVSGEHGIGITKIGFLPEAKIKALAAYKQIVDPHNILNPGKLVKRELPVTPYTFSFNKLIGDLAKTGLADRKRLMSLLTNVQTCTRCGKCKYVCPMYSPTRSLIHHPRNKNISLGAIIEAIYYSLVVSGEPDESLMRQLRDLMDHCTACGKCMSVCPVKINTPEVTLHMRTFLEEKGAGGHPLKSHILHYLTGDPVKRVPRAAKFAAMGQAVGNRAVGLIPAPWRKRAQSPIFQGKGPALGFKNLSEVLHLDKGSLFAPAGKAGGTVFYFPGCGASLFTRTIGMAGLYLLLKSRTRVILPPEHMCCGYPLLASGCEEAFNTNRSRNMDRLSDLVHNAAQSGFTPHHVLTSCGTCREALSEYHLDTFTTPMAHMDVTQYILENTPGLNLTGKGPLLYHSACHAEWSGVPASKAGAAYAKALTKLTGQDVNLSPGCCGESGMGALTTPAIYNRLRAQKQMVLKEELPGYDEKSPVLVGCPSCRVGISRSLIALNEHRAVLHTLEYLAELAGGPKWKKELLTALKNGESTTDGRTVSLKED is encoded by the coding sequence ATGCCCTACAAAGGCCCCCACATTTCCATCTCCGCCGATCCCTTGGTAGAAAGGGTGCTCGGCGTTCCCGACGACGAATTCAAAGCCTGGCCCGAACACGTTCGCGAGGCCGCTTTGGACCTGACCGCAGAGCTTTTTCTGATCCGCTACAATCCGTTCATCGATCCAGACACGGTCTGGCAGAGCGTACAGACATCCTTTGCACAGACCAAACTTGCCATGGCCGAAGAGTACTCCTCTGCCATTGCCACGGGCATGTTCCGTTTCTGGAATCGCTTCCGCGATGACCAAAAGTTCAAGGACGAGGTCATCAAGAGACTGCAGCAGATCTTGCCCGAGGAATCCATCGACAAGCGCCCCAATTCACGAGTGGAATGCGCCACCGACGCCACCGACCTGCGCATGGAACTGCCGCTGCTGGTGTTGTTGCCCGAAACCACGGCCCACATTCGCGACATCGTGCGCCTGGCACGCGAGATGAATTTCTCCCTGATCCCTCGCGGAGGCGGTTCCGGCCTGACCGGCGGAGCCATCCCCGGCGACCGGCGCTCCATTGTGCTGTCCATGGCCAAACTGGATAGCATTCTGTCCGTGGACACTGATGAAATGGTGCTCTGCACCCAGGGCGGCGTGATCACTCTGGATGCCATCAACGCAGCAGCCAAAAAGAATATGCTGTTCACCGTGGACCCGGCATCCAAGGCCGCATCCAGCATTGGTGGCAACATTTCGGAAAACTCCGGCGGCCCCTTCGCCTTTGAATACGGCACCACCATCGACAACATTCTGTCCTACAAGATGGTCACTCCTGATGGAGACCTGATCGAGGTCCGCCGTGTGGATCACCCGCGTCACAAGATCATGCCCGGCGAAACCGCAATCTTCGAGATTCTGGACGAGGAAGGCAAGGTCAAGGACGTGATCAAACTGGGCGGCAACGAACTGCGCGCCAAAGGTCTGGGCAAGGACGTCACCGACAAATTCCTGGGTGGACTGCCCGGCGTGCAAAAGGAAGGCGTGGACGGCATCATCACCGAAGGCTGTTTCACCCTGCATCCCGTGCAGGCTCACTCGCGCGTGCTGTGCCTGGAATTCTTCGGTCGCACCATGCGCCCGGCCATGCAGGTCATCAAGGATATCGTGGGCCTCAGAGACACCATCCGCGAACAGGGCGATCTGGTAAAAATCTCCGCGCTGGAAGAATTCGGCATCAAATACGTCCAGGCCATCGAGTACAAGAAAAAATCCAGCCGCTACGAAGGAGAGCCCATCAGCGTGCTCATCCTGCAGTTGGATTCCCAGGATCAGGACGCGCTGGACCAGGCGGTTCAGGCCATTGTGGATATCGCCGAGCCATACGAAAACGTGGATGTTTTCGCGGCCAGCAACCCAGCCGAGGCCGAATATTTCTGGGAAGACAGACACAAGCTGTCCGCCATCTCCAAACGCACTTCTGGCTTCAAAATCAACGAAGACGTAGTCATACCCATTGGAGTCATCCCCCAGTTCTCGGACTTTCTGGAGGCCCAGAACCTGTACTACATGGCCGTGGCCTATCGAGCTGCGCTGCAGGATGTGGGACGCCTCCAGGGCTTCGGCGTACAGGACAAATTCATCAACATGGAATTCACCTATGCCTCACGCATCATCAACGGTGAGGTAACCACCGCCGAGATCAGCGACGAGGAACTGGGAGTCCAGGCCTACTATTTCTTCCGCGACCTGAAATCCCGCTACTCGGACCTGTCCGAGAAGCTTGATGGCATCTACGAAAACATTGGTGCCACACGCATCATCATCGCCAATCACATGCACGCAGGCGATGGCAACTGCCACGTCAACCTGCCTGTGAACTCCAACGACCCCGAAATGATGCGTCTGGCCGAAGAGGCCGTGCACAAAATCTCGGCCAGAGTCGGTGAACTGGGTGGCGTGGTTTCCGGCGAGCACGGCATTGGCATCACCAAAATCGGTTTCCTGCCCGAGGCCAAAATCAAGGCGCTGGCAGCCTACAAACAGATTGTGGATCCGCACAACATCCTGAACCCGGGCAAACTGGTCAAGCGAGAGCTGCCGGTCACCCCGTACACCTTCTCTTTCAACAAGCTCATCGGCGATCTGGCCAAAACCGGACTTGCCGACCGCAAACGGTTGATGAGTCTGCTGACCAATGTGCAGACCTGCACCCGCTGCGGCAAATGTAAATACGTCTGCCCCATGTATTCACCCACGCGCTCGCTGATTCACCACCCGCGCAACAAGAACATCAGCCTGGGCGCCATCATCGAAGCCATCTACTATTCATTGGTCGTCAGTGGCGAACCCGACGAAAGCCTGATGCGACAGCTTCGCGACCTGATGGACCACTGCACGGCCTGCGGCAAGTGCATGAGCGTCTGCCCCGTGAAGATCAACACCCCGGAAGTCACACTCCATATGCGCACCTTCCTGGAGGAAAAAGGCGCGGGCGGGCATCCCCTGAAATCCCACATTCTGCATTACCTGACAGGCGATCCGGTCAAGCGCGTTCCTCGTGCCGCCAAATTCGCAGCCATGGGACAGGCCGTGGGCAATCGTGCCGTGGGCCTTATCCCGGCTCCGTGGCGCAAACGTGCCCAAAGCCCCATTTTCCAAGGCAAGGGTCCGGCTCTCGGCTTCAAGAACCTGTCCGAGGTTCTTCACCTGGACAAGGGCAGCCTCTTCGCCCCTGCGGGCAAGGCCGGTGGCACGGTCTTCTATTTCCCGGGTTGCGGAGCCAGCCTCTTCACCCGGACCATCGGCATGGCCGGTTTGTATCTGTTGCTCAAGTCCCGAACCCGGGTCATCCTGCCGCCCGAGCACATGTGCTGCGGCTATCCTCTTCTGGCCAGTGGCTGCGAGGAAGCTTTCAACACCAACCGCTCGCGCAACATGGATCGCCTTTCGGATCTGGTCCACAACGCCGCCCAATCAGGCTTCACGCCTCATCACGTGCTGACCTCATGCGGCACCTGCCGCGAGGCCCTGTCCGAGTACCATCTGGACACCTTCACCACGCCCATGGCGCACATGGATGTGACCCAATACATCCTCGAAAACACCCCCGGCCTGAACCTGACAGGCAAAGGACCACTGCTGTATCACTCGGCCTGTCACGCAGAGTGGTCCGGAGTCCCGGCCTCCAAGGCTGGCGCGGCCTACGCCAAGGCCCTGACCAAACTGACCGGACAGGATGTGAACCTGAGCCCTGGTTGCTGCGGCGAATCCGGTATGGGGGCGTTGACGACTCCGGCCATTTACAATCGTTTGCGTGCCCAGAAACAGATGGTTCTCAAGGAAGAACTGCCGGGCTATGACGAGAAAAGTCCCGTGCTGGTTGGCTGTCCATCCTGCCGCGTGGGCATCTCCCGCAGCCTGATCGCCCTGAACGAGCATCGCGCCGTACTGCATACCCTTGAGTATCTGGCCGAGTTGGCAGGTGGCCCCAAATGGAAAAAGGAACTGCTGACTGCCCTGAAGAATGGCGAGTCCACCACTGACGGACGCACTGTCTCTCTGAAAGAGGACTAG